From one Flavobacteriales bacterium genomic stretch:
- a CDS encoding peptidylprolyl isomerase encodes MAVIGKIRERSGLLIVLVGGALALFILDALLSNRGGPSGRGDEPVGEIGGQEIKLADFDRRVSDEVESYRNEFGQPANAQVSEQVRGTVWNEIVKARVLLNQVEAAGFTITKPEYDDVRFGDNVAPEFRGQFNGPDGQPDKTRLREYFNGIQLNAPVYHEIQSRRIQENRLYAKYNTLVKKSVFVNSAQARDEFNAKNTKATFSFVAKRYDSEPDSLYPVSDSDLRRYYDEHKNEPKHKQKAARTFDYVLFPVQPSDADREAIAGNLAALRNSFEQAEDDSLFVVGNADSRSYSKVPYTEGSIEKLNDSLIVNGAVGTVVGPYLEGTTYKLVKVKELADVPEARVRHILLSTQKGKDEAEQKQRADSLLAVVKRDKSKFEAMVTKFSDDPGSVSNGGVYEWFGKEQMVPEFTAASFDQKVGATTICKTSYGFHIVEVLGQRSRQERRIITVDRAVKPSPATFKEVYKKANEFSLRNKTAEALKTAAEEQGLQMTNVPDFRADSRFVQGIDQPSSVIGWVNRAEVGQVSEPKDAGDNYVVATLLKVKEEGVPELEDVREAFTKEAAKLKKAEAWVEKMTGKTDLNALAGELGVSVQDATDMALNGFSIPGGYAEYEVIGKVFGLQAGQASVPLKGETAVFVARMNSRTEAPAEGDIAGEKGGLLGRLQSRAESAVLNALREAAGVKDNRHLHYN; translated from the coding sequence ATGGCAGTCATCGGCAAGATCCGCGAGCGCAGCGGCCTTTTGATCGTTCTCGTGGGCGGCGCATTGGCCCTCTTCATCCTCGATGCCCTCCTCTCGAACCGCGGAGGTCCGAGCGGCCGTGGCGATGAACCCGTGGGCGAGATCGGCGGACAGGAGATCAAGCTCGCCGACTTCGACCGGCGCGTGAGCGACGAGGTGGAGAGCTACCGCAACGAGTTCGGCCAACCCGCCAACGCGCAGGTGAGCGAACAGGTGCGCGGCACGGTGTGGAACGAGATCGTGAAGGCCCGCGTGCTGCTCAATCAGGTGGAAGCGGCAGGCTTCACCATCACCAAGCCCGAGTATGACGATGTGCGCTTCGGCGACAACGTTGCGCCTGAGTTCCGTGGCCAGTTCAATGGCCCCGATGGCCAGCCCGACAAGACCCGCTTGCGCGAATACTTCAACGGCATCCAACTGAATGCGCCGGTGTACCACGAGATCCAGAGCCGCCGGATCCAGGAGAACCGCCTCTACGCCAAGTACAACACCTTGGTGAAGAAGAGCGTGTTCGTGAACAGCGCGCAGGCCCGCGACGAGTTCAACGCGAAGAACACCAAGGCCACCTTCAGCTTCGTAGCCAAGCGCTACGACAGCGAGCCCGACAGCCTGTACCCGGTGAGCGACAGCGACCTGCGCCGCTATTACGACGAGCACAAGAACGAGCCGAAGCACAAGCAGAAGGCGGCGCGCACCTTCGATTACGTGCTCTTCCCCGTGCAGCCCAGCGATGCCGATCGCGAGGCCATCGCCGGCAACCTGGCCGCCCTGCGCAATTCCTTCGAGCAGGCCGAGGACGACAGCCTCTTCGTGGTGGGCAACGCCGATTCGCGCAGCTACAGCAAGGTGCCCTACACCGAAGGCAGCATCGAGAAGCTGAACGATTCGCTGATCGTGAACGGCGCCGTGGGCACCGTGGTGGGCCCTTACCTGGAGGGAACCACCTACAAGCTGGTGAAGGTGAAGGAGCTGGCCGATGTGCCCGAGGCACGCGTGCGCCACATCCTGCTGAGCACGCAGAAGGGCAAGGACGAAGCGGAGCAGAAGCAGCGCGCGGACAGCCTGCTCGCCGTGGTGAAGCGCGACAAGAGCAAGTTCGAGGCGATGGTGACCAAGTTCAGCGACGACCCCGGCAGCGTGAGCAACGGCGGCGTGTACGAGTGGTTCGGCAAGGAGCAGATGGTGCCCGAGTTCACCGCCGCGAGCTTCGACCAGAAGGTGGGCGCCACGACCATCTGCAAGACCAGCTACGGCTTCCACATCGTGGAAGTGCTGGGCCAACGCAGCCGCCAGGAGCGCCGCATCATCACCGTGGACCGTGCGGTGAAGCCGAGCCCGGCCACCTTCAAGGAAGTGTACAAGAAGGCCAACGAATTCAGCCTGCGGAACAAGACCGCCGAGGCGCTGAAGACCGCTGCCGAAGAGCAGGGCCTGCAGATGACGAATGTGCCCGACTTCCGCGCAGACAGCCGCTTTGTGCAGGGGATCGACCAGCCGTCCAGCGTGATCGGCTGGGTGAACCGTGCGGAGGTGGGCCAGGTGAGCGAGCCGAAGGACGCCGGCGACAACTACGTGGTGGCGACGCTGCTGAAGGTGAAAGAAGAGGGGGTGCCTGAACTGGAGGATGTGCGCGAAGCCTTCACGAAGGAGGCCGCCAAACTGAAGAAGGCCGAGGCTTGGGTGGAAAAGATGACCGGCAAGACAGACCTGAACGCACTGGCCGGCGAACTCGGCGTGAGCGTGCAGGATGCAACGGACATGGCGTTGAACGGCTTCAGCATCCCCGGCGGCTATGCGGAATACGAGGTGATCGGGAAGGTCTTCGGGCTGCAGGCCGGACAGGCCAGTGTGCCGCTGAAGGGCGAGACTGCGGTGTTCGTGGCCCGCATGAACAGCCGCACCGAAGCCCCTGCCGAAGGCGACATCGCTGGCGAGAAGGGCGGGCTGCTGGGCCGCCTGCAGAGCCGCGCGGAAAGCGCGGTGCTGAATGCGCTGCGCGAAGCCGCTGGCGTAAAGGACAACCGGCACTTGCACTACAACTAG
- a CDS encoding MGMT family protein yields the protein MAKKQVRNEAVQERDFFADVMDVVRQIPRGRVTSYGAIAKYLGAARSARIVGYCMNNSHTVKPKVPAHRVVNSAGILSGKHHFGPEDRMQQLLEKEGIRVKDDQVVDFTKRFWDPSVELELR from the coding sequence ATGGCCAAGAAGCAAGTGCGCAACGAGGCGGTGCAGGAGCGCGACTTCTTCGCCGATGTGATGGACGTGGTGCGGCAGATTCCGCGCGGCCGGGTCACGAGCTATGGCGCCATCGCCAAGTACTTGGGCGCGGCTCGCTCAGCGCGCATCGTAGGCTATTGCATGAACAACAGCCACACCGTGAAGCCCAAGGTGCCGGCCCATCGCGTGGTGAACAGCGCGGGGATCCTCAGCGGCAAGCACCACTTCGGCCCTGAAGACCGGATGCAGCAGCTCTTGGAGAAGGAGGGCATAAGGGTGAAGGACGACCAGGTGGTGGACTTCACCAAGCGCTTCTGGGACCCCTCGGTGGAGCTGGAATTGCGCTGA
- the trmB gene encoding tRNA (guanosine(46)-N7)-methyltransferase TrmB: MGKNKLARFAENLTFEHVVQPTFEELVKGSFPLKGRWNADFFGREAPLVLELGCGGGEYTVGLARLNPQRNYLGVDIKGARLWRGARTAKEEGLHNVGFLRTHVDHLLKCFGPQEVDEIWLTFSDPQIGKARKRLTSPLFLERYRQILKPGGCIHLKTDSPLLYAYTLELIAEHKLSLHEQSDNVYTDLVHRVSAEEQAVLNIRTYYEQMWLEEGRTIHYVRFAMNESA, encoded by the coding sequence ATGGGAAAGAACAAGCTCGCGCGCTTCGCCGAGAACCTCACCTTCGAGCATGTGGTGCAGCCCACTTTCGAGGAACTGGTGAAGGGCAGCTTCCCGCTGAAGGGCCGATGGAACGCCGACTTCTTCGGGCGCGAGGCGCCCTTGGTGCTGGAGCTCGGTTGCGGGGGCGGCGAATACACCGTGGGGCTCGCACGCTTGAATCCGCAGCGCAATTACCTCGGTGTAGACATCAAGGGGGCGCGGCTCTGGCGCGGTGCGCGAACCGCCAAGGAAGAAGGCCTCCATAACGTGGGCTTCCTGCGCACGCATGTGGATCATCTCCTAAAATGCTTCGGTCCGCAAGAGGTGGATGAGATCTGGCTCACCTTCAGTGATCCGCAGATCGGCAAGGCGCGCAAGCGGCTCACCAGCCCGCTCTTCCTGGAGCGCTACCGGCAGATCCTCAAACCGGGCGGGTGCATCCACCTGAAGACCGACAGCCCCTTGCTCTATGCATACACCTTGGAGTTGATCGCGGAGCACAAGCTCAGCCTGCACGAGCAGAGCGACAACGTGTACACCGACCTGGTGCACCGCGTATCGGCCGAGGAACAAGCGGTGCTGAACATCCGCACCTACTATGAGCAGATGTGGCTCGAAGAAGGGCGCACGATCCATTACGTTCGTTTCGCCATGAACGAATCAGCTTGA
- a CDS encoding glycosyltransferase has product MLTGKRILVAPLDWGLGHSARCVPIIQQLIESGAVPVIGADRGPLALLRAEFPELEHVRVPGVDVRYSKTSNQLWSMARQFPAMVRSVQAERALFDRLRGRLRLDAVISDQRFGLRSPELPSILITHQVFPFTPFAQAALRKLNLRHIARFDRCWVMDEPQAPGLAGELSHGAALPKNARYIGTLSRMGMHETARERYDIAAVISGPEPQRTLLEHRLLEQLSRIPGNHLLVLGQPDKPRNERSGSVSIRSHMSGDELAGAMSGARLIVSRSGYTTLMDLAALGRSALIIPTPGQQEQEYLGRLHARTGRFLVQSQESIDLMAAMKSIGKHEATARANGNELLAAALHELAGLMA; this is encoded by the coding sequence ATGCTCACAGGCAAGCGCATCCTGGTAGCACCGCTCGATTGGGGCCTGGGCCATTCGGCGCGTTGCGTGCCCATCATCCAACAGTTGATCGAATCGGGCGCCGTGCCGGTGATCGGCGCCGACAGAGGGCCGCTGGCCTTGCTGCGCGCGGAGTTCCCGGAGCTGGAGCATGTGCGCGTCCCGGGTGTCGATGTGCGGTACTCGAAGACGAGCAATCAGCTCTGGAGCATGGCGCGGCAGTTCCCGGCCATGGTCCGCAGCGTGCAGGCAGAGCGCGCCCTCTTCGATCGCCTGCGTGGCCGCTTGCGCCTCGATGCGGTGATCAGCGATCAGCGTTTCGGATTGCGCAGCCCCGAACTGCCGAGCATCCTCATCACGCATCAAGTGTTCCCTTTCACGCCATTCGCGCAAGCAGCGCTGCGCAAGCTGAACCTGCGCCATATCGCGCGCTTCGACCGCTGCTGGGTGATGGACGAGCCCCAAGCGCCAGGACTTGCCGGCGAGCTCTCGCACGGCGCGGCCTTGCCGAAGAATGCGCGCTATATCGGCACCTTGAGCCGCATGGGCATGCATGAAACAGCCCGCGAGCGTTACGACATCGCGGCCGTGATCAGTGGGCCGGAGCCGCAGCGCACCTTGCTGGAGCACCGCCTCTTGGAGCAACTAAGCCGCATCCCCGGCAATCATTTGCTCGTGCTCGGCCAACCGGACAAGCCGCGCAACGAGCGCTCAGGCTCGGTGTCCATCCGCTCGCACATGAGCGGCGATGAATTGGCCGGAGCCATGAGCGGGGCTCGCCTCATCGTTTCGCGCAGCGGCTACACAACCTTGATGGACCTCGCGGCGCTGGGAAGGAGCGCGCTCATCATCCCCACACCCGGACAGCAGGAGCAAGAGTACCTGGGCCGATTGCATGCGCGCACGGGTCGCTTCCTGGTGCAGTCACAGGAATCAATCGATCTGATGGCTGCGATGAAATCAATCGGGAAGCACGAGGCCACAGCTCGTGCCAACGGGAACGAACTCTTGGCTGCAGCGCTCCATGAGCTCGCAGGCCTCATGGCCTGA
- a CDS encoding DNA/RNA non-specific endonuclease: MRKAILLSVIMVLPASAWCQYDLDANLRRLEEQQQRMLTDQARLRDRLDSAKLAIIRRDLRAKGLPKLAEGAAVVEHPGHMLVYSEPHEQPEWVAHIAVPDLITGNLARIDSFVADPKVLTGTAITADYWNSGYDRGHMVPSADMRWNMEALRATYYYSNVSPQKPELNRGAWAELEDWARRYVNHSKRRIFIVTGPVLREGLPTLQKADRKNEVSIPEMHWKVIADLDGDQPKAIGFVMRNGPQEYPPISYAVTVDSVERLTGLDFFHALDDATEDRIEAMREPKDWYAEGDPFFGEAEPLKAPLPKGMFNTVQAKHHIGKTITVCGTVVSARKTAKAKAIYLNFDRMHPHQDFYATIWDYNSPNFSYDPETALLQKKVCVTGKVTVYDDIPRISINNEEEVRLYEEAVR; encoded by the coding sequence ATGCGCAAGGCCATCCTGCTGTCCGTGATCATGGTGCTCCCGGCATCTGCTTGGTGCCAGTACGACCTTGACGCCAACCTGCGCCGGCTGGAAGAGCAGCAGCAGCGCATGCTCACGGATCAGGCGCGCCTGCGGGACCGCTTGGACAGCGCCAAGCTCGCGATCATCCGCCGCGACCTGCGCGCGAAGGGTTTACCCAAGCTCGCAGAGGGCGCGGCAGTCGTGGAGCACCCGGGCCACATGCTCGTGTACAGCGAGCCACACGAGCAGCCCGAATGGGTGGCCCACATCGCCGTGCCGGACCTGATCACCGGGAACCTGGCCCGCATCGACTCATTCGTTGCGGATCCCAAGGTGCTCACAGGCACCGCCATCACTGCGGATTATTGGAACAGCGGCTACGACCGGGGCCACATGGTGCCGAGCGCCGATATGCGCTGGAACATGGAGGCCTTGCGCGCCACCTACTACTACAGCAACGTGAGCCCGCAGAAGCCAGAGCTGAACCGGGGCGCGTGGGCCGAGCTCGAGGATTGGGCGCGCCGCTACGTGAACCACAGCAAGCGCCGCATCTTCATCGTTACCGGTCCGGTGCTCCGCGAGGGCCTGCCCACTCTCCAGAAGGCCGACCGCAAGAATGAGGTGAGCATCCCCGAGATGCACTGGAAGGTGATTGCCGACCTCGATGGCGACCAGCCCAAGGCCATCGGCTTCGTGATGCGCAATGGCCCGCAGGAATACCCGCCGATCAGCTACGCCGTCACGGTTGACAGCGTGGAGCGCCTCACGGGCCTGGACTTCTTCCATGCCCTCGACGATGCCACCGAGGACCGGATCGAGGCCATGCGCGAGCCGAAGGATTGGTATGCGGAGGGCGACCCGTTCTTCGGCGAGGCCGAGCCGCTGAAGGCGCCATTGCCCAAGGGCATGTTCAACACGGTGCAGGCGAAGCACCACATCGGCAAGACCATCACGGTGTGTGGCACGGTGGTGAGCGCGCGCAAGACCGCGAAGGCGAAGGCCATCTACCTCAACTTCGACCGGATGCACCCGCACCAGGATTTCTACGCCACCATCTGGGACTACAACAGCCCCAACTTCAGCTACGATCCGGAGACCGCGCTGCTGCAGAAGAAGGTCTGCGTCACGGGCAAGGTGACCGTGTACGACGACATCCCGCGCATCAGCATCAACAACGAAGAGGAGGTGCGGCTGTACGAGGAGGCCGTTCGTTGA